One Lebetimonas natsushimae DNA segment encodes these proteins:
- the msrB gene encoding peptide-methionine (R)-S-oxide reductase MsrB, giving the protein MYECKNRLNNFEKYVICEKGTEPAFNNEYWDNKRKGIYLCKCCESELFSSEHKFDSGTGWPSFYMPIGKILEAPDFSGEMQRVEVMCANCRAHLGHLFGDGMTPTGLRYCINSTSLKFIPEV; this is encoded by the coding sequence ATGTATGAATGTAAAAACAGATTAAATAATTTTGAAAAATATGTAATTTGCGAAAAAGGAACAGAGCCAGCTTTTAATAACGAATACTGGGATAATAAAAGAAAAGGGATTTATCTTTGTAAATGTTGTGAAAGCGAGCTTTTTTCTTCAGAGCATAAATTCGATAGCGGAACGGGATGGCCAAGTTTTTATATGCCGATAGGTAAGATTTTGGAAGCTCCGGATTTCAGTGGGGAAATGCAAAGGGTCGAAGTGATGTGTGCAAACTGCAGGGCACATCTCGGGCATCTTTTTGGTGACGGTATGACACCAACTGGTCTTAGGTATTGTATAAATTCTACATCCCTTAAATTTATTCCGGAGGTTTAA
- a CDS encoding alpha/beta fold hydrolase has protein sequence MAIRKIDIEGKKFKIAYDIINPCKEKNIIFLHGWGSNKEIMKVFMDNFKNFRHIYIDMPGFGKSNNDYILTTNDYAKIIDEFLNELNIKKDIIIGHSFGGKVATLLEPDILVLLASAGIVMPKPLNVRIKIKIYKFLKKLGLSNFKKYFISEDAKGMSQNMYETFKNVVNEDFSDVFRSYNGKVLIFGGHEDTAVPPVAIEKQSKLLNSKNIMLNGNHYFFFNSPNQTKAKENRKMIEKKIFKVLDYSK, from the coding sequence TTGGCTATCAGAAAAATAGACATAGAAGGTAAAAAATTTAAAATTGCTTATGATATTATTAATCCATGCAAAGAAAAAAATATTATTTTTTTACACGGATGGGGCAGCAATAAAGAGATTATGAAAGTTTTTATGGATAATTTTAAAAATTTCAGACATATTTATATTGATATGCCAGGCTTTGGAAAAAGTAATAATGATTATATTTTAACTACAAATGATTATGCAAAGATTATCGATGAATTTTTAAATGAACTAAATATAAAAAAAGATATCATAATAGGGCACAGTTTTGGTGGAAAGGTGGCAACTCTGCTTGAGCCGGATATATTGGTTTTACTTGCGAGTGCCGGAATTGTAATGCCAAAACCGCTTAATGTTAGGATTAAAATTAAAATATATAAATTTTTAAAAAAATTAGGTTTAAGTAATTTTAAAAAATATTTTATAAGTGAAGATGCTAAAGGGATGAGTCAAAATATGTATGAAACTTTTAAAAATGTAGTAAATGAGGATTTTAGCGATGTTTTCAGAAGTTATAATGGAAAAGTACTTATTTTTGGCGGGCACGAAGATACTGCAGTTCCTCCTGTAGCAATAGAAAAACAAAGTAAATTGTTAAATAGTAAAAATATTATGTTAAACGGAAATCATTATTTTTTCTTTAACTCACCAAATCAAACAAAAGCAAAAGAAAACAGGAAAATGATTGAAAAGAAAATTTTTAAAGTTTTAGATTACTCTAAATAA
- a CDS encoding putative bifunctional diguanylate cyclase/phosphodiesterase: MIDIQNDFLNKANYIIEDKNKLNELKLITNDLILKCIESIDVEEATLILDENLNITDSDDIFNKWFNLGKDYLLGKNIKEFFSKELQDVIIVFFEKLKKKKFHQQKNLIIKINNIEEMVNIEGKIFRFNDKNCIILSFTKKIIESNIYKLKKIEEETANLVVRIKDFNTVMKEVLKIFVNSGLFDLGWVAKIDKDLKRVIPIITLNEEKEDIEFKKQVFDYNYFQEILDLLINKEEVIADNIEFKGKKYRKAVIFPVFNKWEYGKDNDIEYAVLVYSEKNINFNDEELILLKEIIYKLNIAIADIFIKEQTNILLSTDTLTNLPKREIFIKEIERLIKEDVSFAVAIVDINKLKKVNSVLGFWAGDKAIKKIADYLKNNLEKSFVSRIGGDEFGVIIKGEKSEIFKMLDKILAFNNEIVKINGSGVYLSLSVGVSFFPDDSKTKENLIIKAERALSITKKKGGIGISYANENLTILPKDYLDLEKELKEAIENNEYEMYYQPIVDVDKNIIWGAEALLRWNSKKRGLVSPGRFIPILEESGLINEVGDVIIEKVLKDIKEFENKDINFIISMNVSGIQLLSQNIALKLLDRIKELNIKKDKIIVEITESVLMENIDFILPQIELLKKEGIKIEIDDFGTGYSSLAYLKKLPISALKIDMTFVKDILKDEEDEQIVKAIISMAKSLNKKTIAEGAETKEIVDELKKLGVDYIQGYYFAKPMPKEKLKNFLENFIKNKRG, from the coding sequence ATGATTGATATCCAGAATGATTTTTTAAATAAAGCCAATTATATAATTGAGGACAAAAATAAATTAAATGAATTAAAATTAATTACAAATGATTTAATTTTAAAATGTATCGAAAGCATTGACGTAGAAGAGGCAACCCTTATTTTAGATGAAAACTTAAATATTACAGACAGTGATGATATTTTTAATAAATGGTTTAATTTAGGAAAAGATTATTTGCTTGGGAAAAATATCAAAGAATTTTTTTCAAAAGAATTACAAGATGTGATTATAGTATTTTTTGAAAAACTTAAAAAGAAAAAATTTCATCAACAAAAAAATCTGATAATTAAAATTAACAATATTGAAGAAATGGTTAATATTGAAGGTAAAATTTTTAGATTTAACGATAAGAACTGCATAATTTTAAGCTTTACAAAAAAAATTATCGAATCAAATATATATAAACTAAAAAAAATAGAAGAAGAAACTGCAAATTTGGTTGTAAGAATTAAAGATTTTAACACTGTAATGAAAGAAGTTTTAAAAATTTTTGTAAATTCAGGTTTGTTTGATTTAGGATGGGTAGCAAAAATCGATAAAGATTTAAAAAGAGTAATACCCATTATTACGTTAAATGAAGAAAAAGAAGATATAGAATTTAAAAAACAGGTTTTTGATTATAATTATTTTCAAGAAATTTTAGATTTGTTAATAAATAAAGAAGAGGTAATTGCAGACAATATTGAGTTTAAAGGTAAAAAATATAGAAAAGCTGTAATTTTTCCTGTATTTAATAAATGGGAATATGGAAAAGATAATGATATTGAATATGCGGTTTTGGTTTATTCTGAAAAAAATATTAATTTCAATGACGAAGAACTGATTTTATTAAAAGAAATTATTTATAAATTAAATATTGCAATAGCTGATATTTTTATAAAAGAACAGACCAATATTTTACTTTCCACCGATACTTTAACCAATTTACCTAAAAGAGAAATTTTTATAAAAGAAATAGAGAGATTAATAAAAGAAGATGTCAGTTTTGCAGTTGCAATTGTAGATATCAATAAATTAAAGAAAGTAAACAGTGTTCTAGGTTTTTGGGCTGGAGATAAAGCCATTAAAAAAATTGCAGATTATCTGAAAAATAACCTGGAAAAATCATTTGTTTCAAGAATCGGCGGAGATGAATTTGGAGTAATAATAAAAGGTGAGAAATCAGAAATTTTTAAAATGCTGGATAAAATCCTGGCATTCAATAATGAAATTGTAAAAATTAACGGCAGCGGGGTATATTTGTCGTTAAGTGTAGGAGTTTCTTTTTTCCCTGATGACAGCAAAACAAAAGAAAATTTAATTATAAAAGCGGAAAGGGCTTTATCAATTACTAAAAAGAAAGGCGGTATCGGAATTTCTTATGCAAATGAAAATTTAACAATTCTACCGAAAGACTATTTAGATTTGGAAAAAGAATTGAAAGAGGCAATAGAAAATAATGAATATGAAATGTATTACCAACCCATTGTTGATGTTGACAAAAACATTATATGGGGGGCTGAAGCTCTTCTTAGATGGAATTCTAAGAAAAGAGGACTTGTAAGCCCGGGTAGATTTATTCCTATTTTGGAAGAGAGCGGACTTATTAATGAAGTTGGAGATGTTATTATTGAAAAAGTGTTAAAAGATATTAAAGAATTTGAAAATAAAGACATTAATTTTATCATTTCAATGAATGTATCGGGAATTCAGCTTTTAAGCCAAAATATTGCATTGAAACTTCTTGATAGAATCAAAGAATTAAATATAAAAAAAGATAAAATAATCGTTGAAATAACGGAATCTGTTTTAATGGAAAATATTGATTTTATTTTACCTCAAATTGAACTTCTCAAAAAAGAAGGTATTAAAATTGAAATAGATGATTTTGGAACTGGTTATTCTTCTTTGGCGTATCTGAAAAAACTTCCAATTAGCGCCCTTAAAATAGATATGACTTTTGTAAAAGACATTTTAAAAGATGAAGAGGATGAACAGATAGTAAAAGCAATCATTTCAATGGCTAAATCATTAAACAAAAAAACAATAGCAGAAGGTGCCGAAACCAAAGAAATAGTTGATGAACTTAAAAAATTGGGAGTAGACTATATCCAGGGGTATTATTTTGCAAAACCGATGCCAAAAGAAAAACTGAAAAATTTTTTAGAAAATTTTATCAAAAATAAAAGGGGGTAA
- a CDS encoding MTH1187 family thiamine-binding protein — protein MSVLVEFAMFPTDKGESVSEYVSRIIKMFKESDINYQLTPMGTVYEVDSIEEATNIINKAYKLLENDCNRVYTTIKMDIRKNKNNRIKQKIKSVEEKIGKIN, from the coding sequence ATGAGCGTACTTGTTGAATTTGCTATGTTCCCAACAGATAAAGGGGAGAGTGTAAGTGAATATGTAAGCAGAATTATTAAAATGTTTAAAGAAAGTGATATTAATTATCAGTTAACCCCCATGGGGACTGTTTACGAAGTAGATTCCATTGAAGAAGCTACGAATATTATAAACAAAGCTTATAAATTATTGGAAAATGACTGTAACAGGGTGTATACTACAATAAAAATGGATATAAGAAAAAATAAAAACAACAGAATAAAACAGAAAATTAAATCTGTTGAAGAAAAAATAGGAAAAATCAATTGA